The following coding sequences lie in one Enterococcus sp. 9E7_DIV0242 genomic window:
- the uvrA gene encoding excinuclease ABC subunit UvrA → MANDKIVIHGARAHNLKNVDVTIPRDKLVVVTGLSGSGKSSLAFDTLYAEGQRRYVESLSAYARQFLGQMDKPDVDSIDGLSPAISIDQKTTSKNPRSTVGTVTEINDYLRLLFARVGHPICPNDNIEITSQSVEQMVDRVLELPERTKIQIMAPVIVKKKGQHKKVFEAIQKDGYVRVRVDGDVYDLSEVPELEKNKKHDIEIIIDRIIVKEGIRSRLFDSFEAALRLAEGYALVDVDGKDELLFSEHYACPYCGFTVGELEPRLFSFNAPFGACPDCDGLGMRLEVDRDLVIPDPTKTLKEGAITPWNPISSQYYPQMLEQAAEGFGIDVDTPFNELPKEHQDIILNGSNGEIFHFHYENEFGGVRDVDVAFEGILKNIKRRYNETNSDFTREQMRSYMTELPCRTCKGYRLNPQALAVKINGNSIAEISELAIKNSLPFFDQLTLSEQEQMIAKPILKEVKDRLTFLENVGLEYLTLSRASGSLSGGEAQRIRLATQIGSNLSGVLYILDEPSIGLHQRDNDRLIDSLKKMRDLGNTLIVVEHDEDTMRAADYLIDVGPGAGEQGGEIVASGTPEEVIANPDSLTGQYLSGKKVIPVPTERRKGTGKAIKVTGAAENNLKNLTVEFPLGEFVAVTGVSGSGKSTLVNQILKKALAQKINRNSNKPGKHKSVTGYKGIEKIIDIDQSPIGRTPRSNPATYTSVFDDIRDLFAKTNEAKVRGYKKGRFSFNVKGGRCEACRGDGIIKIEMHFLPDVYVPCEICHGKRYNSETLDVHYKEKNIADILEMTVEDAVAFFQPIPKIHRKLQTILDVGLGYVTLGQPATTLSGGEAQRMKLASELHRISNGKNFYILDEPTTGLHTDDISRLLDVLNRLVEAGNTVLVIEHNLDMIKSADHVIDLGPEGGDGGGTIVGIGTPEEIAKIKESYTGQYLKRVL, encoded by the coding sequence ATGGCAAACGATAAAATCGTGATTCATGGCGCGCGCGCTCATAATCTGAAAAATGTAGATGTAACGATTCCGAGAGACAAGCTGGTTGTAGTGACCGGCTTGTCAGGCTCGGGAAAAAGTTCTTTGGCTTTTGATACGCTGTATGCAGAGGGACAAAGAAGATACGTAGAAAGTCTTTCCGCGTATGCTCGCCAATTCTTGGGACAAATGGATAAACCGGATGTCGACAGTATTGATGGGTTGAGCCCGGCTATATCCATTGACCAAAAAACAACAAGCAAGAATCCCCGTTCTACTGTTGGTACAGTAACGGAAATCAATGATTATCTTCGTTTGCTGTTTGCTCGAGTAGGTCACCCGATTTGTCCGAATGACAATATTGAGATTACTAGTCAATCAGTTGAACAAATGGTTGACCGAGTACTGGAACTACCGGAACGCACAAAAATTCAAATCATGGCTCCCGTGATTGTGAAGAAAAAGGGGCAGCATAAAAAAGTCTTTGAAGCTATTCAAAAGGACGGATACGTTCGTGTTCGTGTAGATGGTGACGTCTATGATCTGAGCGAGGTTCCCGAGCTTGAAAAGAATAAGAAGCATGATATTGAGATTATTATTGATAGAATCATTGTTAAAGAAGGCATCCGTTCTCGTTTGTTTGATTCCTTTGAAGCAGCCCTTCGTCTTGCGGAAGGTTATGCTTTAGTAGATGTGGATGGAAAAGATGAACTGCTGTTTAGTGAACATTATGCTTGTCCATACTGTGGATTTACAGTTGGAGAGTTAGAACCACGTCTGTTTTCATTCAATGCGCCATTCGGGGCATGTCCGGATTGTGATGGTCTGGGGATGAGGCTGGAAGTCGATCGCGATCTTGTTATACCCGATCCGACAAAAACGTTAAAAGAAGGAGCGATTACTCCTTGGAACCCAATCAGTTCACAATATTATCCGCAAATGCTTGAGCAGGCCGCTGAGGGATTTGGTATTGATGTAGATACACCATTTAATGAGTTGCCGAAAGAACATCAAGATATTATTTTGAACGGTTCAAATGGCGAAATATTCCATTTCCACTATGAGAATGAGTTTGGCGGTGTTCGGGATGTTGATGTTGCATTTGAAGGGATTTTGAAGAATATCAAGCGTCGCTACAACGAAACGAATAGTGACTTTACAAGAGAACAAATGCGGTCTTATATGACGGAACTACCTTGTCGAACTTGTAAAGGCTATCGATTGAACCCACAAGCGTTAGCAGTCAAGATAAACGGAAATAGTATTGCTGAAATCAGTGAGTTGGCTATTAAGAATAGTCTACCATTTTTTGATCAGCTAACTCTTTCTGAACAAGAGCAAATGATTGCAAAACCTATTTTAAAAGAGGTAAAAGATCGACTGACTTTCCTTGAAAATGTCGGATTAGAATATTTGACACTTAGCAGAGCTTCCGGCTCACTATCTGGTGGTGAAGCACAGCGAATTCGTCTGGCCACACAGATCGGTTCAAATCTTTCTGGTGTCTTGTACATTTTAGATGAGCCCTCAATTGGACTTCATCAACGGGACAATGATCGACTGATCGATTCATTGAAAAAAATGCGTGATTTAGGAAATACATTGATTGTTGTGGAACACGATGAAGATACGATGCGCGCTGCAGATTATCTAATCGATGTTGGACCTGGTGCTGGAGAGCAAGGTGGAGAGATTGTAGCTTCTGGGACACCGGAAGAAGTAATAGCGAATCCTGATTCCTTGACAGGACAATACTTATCAGGGAAAAAGGTCATTCCAGTTCCTACTGAACGTCGGAAAGGAACAGGAAAGGCAATCAAGGTCACAGGAGCGGCAGAAAACAATCTAAAAAATCTAACTGTAGAATTCCCGCTGGGAGAGTTCGTTGCAGTAACAGGGGTTTCAGGGTCAGGCAAGAGTACATTGGTCAACCAAATATTAAAGAAAGCTTTGGCTCAGAAAATCAATCGTAATTCCAATAAACCTGGAAAGCATAAGAGTGTGACTGGGTATAAAGGAATCGAGAAAATTATTGATATCGATCAAAGTCCGATTGGACGAACACCAAGAAGTAACCCCGCAACTTATACAAGTGTTTTTGATGATATCCGTGATTTATTTGCTAAAACGAATGAAGCAAAAGTACGTGGGTATAAAAAAGGGCGTTTCAGCTTTAATGTCAAAGGCGGCCGTTGTGAAGCCTGTCGCGGAGATGGGATCATCAAGATAGAAATGCACTTCTTACCAGATGTATATGTTCCTTGTGAAATCTGTCATGGGAAACGTTACAATTCTGAAACACTGGATGTACATTATAAAGAGAAAAATATTGCTGATATACTTGAGATGACTGTTGAAGATGCGGTAGCATTCTTCCAACCGATTCCTAAGATTCATCGGAAGCTGCAGACAATACTGGATGTTGGTCTAGGCTATGTCACCTTAGGACAACCGGCAACGACCTTATCTGGAGGTGAAGCGCAGAGGATGAAGCTTGCCAGTGAATTACATCGTATATCTAACGGAAAGAATTTCTATATTTTAGATGAGCCGACAACCGGGCTTCATACAGATGATATTTCACGATTGTTAGATGTACTGAATCGTCTGGTAGAAGCTGGAAACACTGTTCTGGTGATTGAGCATAATCTAGATATGATCAAGTCAGCCGACCATGTGATCGATCTTGGACCGGAAGGCGGCGACGGTGGCGGCACAATCGTAGGAATTGGTACACCGGAAGAAATTGCAAAAATCAAAGAAAGCTATACTGGGCAGTATTTGAAGCGTGTATTGTAA
- the rapZ gene encoding RNase adapter RapZ yields MVDNLQLVIITGMSGAGKTVAIQCFEDMGYFCIDNMPPSLIPKFWELIKESGKVSKIALVVDLRSRSFFREIQNMLVEIENTNVIDTTVMFLDATDEELVSRYKETRRTHPLAMDGLITEGIRKERGLLDEIKGDAQLVIDTTDLSPRQLRERISNEFRSKDTHEFRVEMVSFGFKYGLPIDADIVMDVRFLPNPHYIPELRPLTGLDKSVYEYVMNFPETEEFYTRFTELLEYVLPGYKKEGKSNVTIAIGCTGGQHRSVALTERISHELEKLYHVNVTHRDKDKRKETVNRS; encoded by the coding sequence ATGGTAGATAATTTACAGTTAGTGATAATTACTGGGATGAGTGGTGCTGGGAAAACAGTGGCTATTCAATGCTTTGAAGATATGGGGTATTTTTGTATTGATAACATGCCTCCAAGCTTGATTCCTAAATTTTGGGAATTAATCAAAGAATCTGGAAAAGTCTCTAAGATTGCGTTAGTTGTCGATTTACGCTCACGGTCTTTTTTCAGAGAAATTCAAAATATGCTTGTGGAAATTGAAAATACAAATGTCATTGATACAACCGTTATGTTTTTAGATGCAACAGATGAAGAGCTTGTTTCACGTTATAAGGAAACAAGAAGAACACATCCTTTAGCTATGGATGGATTGATTACGGAAGGAATTCGAAAAGAGCGGGGATTACTTGATGAAATCAAGGGAGATGCTCAGTTGGTTATTGATACAACGGATTTATCTCCTCGCCAGTTAAGAGAAAGAATCAGCAATGAGTTTCGCTCAAAAGATACGCATGAATTTCGAGTTGAAATGGTTTCCTTTGGGTTCAAATATGGATTACCAATAGATGCAGATATCGTGATGGACGTTCGCTTTTTGCCAAACCCTCATTACATCCCGGAACTGCGTCCATTAACTGGACTTGATAAATCCGTCTATGAGTATGTGATGAATTTTCCTGAAACGGAAGAATTTTACACTCGCTTTACAGAGTTGCTTGAATATGTGTTACCTGGCTATAAGAAAGAAGGGAAATCTAATGTAACGATTGCTATAGGCTGTACAGGCGGACAGCACCGCTCTGTTGCTTTAACCGAGCGTATTTCTCATGAATTAGAGAAGCTGTACCATGTAAATGTGACGCATCGTGATAAAGACAAGCGGAAAGAGACGGTGAATCGCTCATGA
- a CDS encoding gluconeogenesis factor YvcK family protein, which translates to MKTYRIRKPKIVVVGGGTGLPVILKSLRNQGAEITAVVTVADDGGSSGEIRKSMNLTPPGDLRNVLVALSDMPQLYEDIFQYRFNEQDQYFANHAIGNLIIAAVSEMRGSTYEAIQLLSKMMHVDGHIYPSSERPLTLHAVFKDGTVAVGESTIAVDRKTIDHVFVTNTNDDEQPKAARKVVTAIEEADMIVLGPGSLFTSILPNLVIGEIGEAILRRSGEVVYICNIMTQKGETEHFTDADHIRVLHEHLGEKFVDTVLVNTEPVPDGYMDFDVYDEYLVQVVHDFQGLREEGCRVISTDFLELRSGGVFHDGEKVVEELFRIVFGAKY; encoded by the coding sequence ATGAAAACGTATCGTATCCGTAAGCCTAAAATTGTTGTAGTTGGCGGTGGCACTGGTCTGCCTGTTATTTTGAAGAGCCTTCGAAACCAAGGAGCAGAAATTACTGCTGTAGTAACTGTTGCTGATGATGGCGGTAGTAGTGGTGAGATTCGAAAATCAATGAACTTAACGCCACCAGGTGATTTAAGAAACGTATTGGTCGCTCTTTCAGACATGCCCCAACTATATGAAGATATTTTTCAATATCGCTTTAATGAGCAAGATCAATATTTTGCCAATCATGCGATCGGAAACTTGATTATTGCAGCCGTTTCTGAGATGAGAGGCAGTACTTATGAGGCCATACAGTTACTTTCGAAGATGATGCATGTAGATGGTCATATCTATCCTTCCTCGGAAAGGCCGCTAACGCTTCATGCAGTCTTCAAAGATGGAACGGTTGCCGTTGGAGAATCGACTATTGCTGTGGATCGAAAAACAATCGATCATGTATTTGTCACGAACACAAATGACGATGAACAGCCAAAAGCAGCAAGAAAAGTTGTAACAGCGATTGAAGAAGCTGATATGATTGTTTTAGGTCCGGGTAGCCTTTTTACAAGCATTTTACCTAATTTGGTGATTGGTGAGATTGGCGAAGCTATTCTGAGACGATCAGGTGAGGTTGTATATATTTGTAATATCATGACACAAAAAGGTGAGACAGAGCATTTTACGGATGCGGACCATATCCGAGTGCTACATGAGCATTTGGGTGAAAAATTTGTAGATACTGTGTTGGTTAATACCGAACCTGTCCCAGATGGTTACATGGATTTTGATGTGTATGACGAATATCTTGTTCAGGTTGTCCATGATTTTCAAGGGCTTAGGGAAGAAGGCTGTCGAGTGATCTCCACTGATTTTTTGGAGCTCAGAAGTGGCGGTGTTTTTCATGATGGAGAAAAGGTAGTCGAAGAGCTGTTTCGAATTGTTTTTGGAGCAAAATACTGA
- the whiA gene encoding DNA-binding protein WhiA encodes MSFASDVKKELTTLEVHREHARAELAALIRMNGSLSLVNQQFVLNVQTENAAIARRIYSLLKDHYDVRSELLVRRKMKLKKNNVYIVRLKQDTESVLADLDIMDGLMFQDHVSETIVGNAQKMRSYLRGAFMATGSVNNPETSRYHLEIFSIYEEHNNDICDMLNYYDLNARTLERRSGYISYLKGAEKIADFLTLIGATNSMLKFEDVRIVRDMRNSVNRLVNCETANLNKTIDAASKQIENIQYIDSTVGLHALPGKLQEIAELRLEHPEVSLKELGEMIPSGVISKSGINHRIRKINEFADKLREKSA; translated from the coding sequence ATGTCATTTGCATCAGATGTCAAAAAGGAATTGACGACATTGGAAGTTCATAGGGAACACGCACGAGCAGAATTAGCAGCACTTATTCGGATGAACGGTTCCTTAAGCTTGGTTAATCAGCAGTTTGTATTGAATGTACAGACAGAGAATGCTGCGATAGCGCGAAGAATCTATTCTCTTTTGAAAGACCATTATGATGTTCGCTCAGAACTATTGGTCCGTAGAAAAATGAAGCTAAAGAAGAACAATGTCTATATTGTTCGGCTAAAACAGGATACGGAATCAGTTTTGGCTGATTTGGATATCATGGATGGTTTGATGTTTCAGGATCATGTATCAGAAACGATCGTTGGAAATGCACAGAAAATGCGGTCCTATTTGCGAGGGGCCTTCATGGCGACCGGTTCGGTCAACAATCCGGAGACAAGCAGGTATCATTTGGAAATATTCTCGATTTATGAAGAACATAACAACGATATTTGCGATATGTTAAATTATTATGATTTGAATGCTCGAACACTGGAACGCAGAAGCGGCTATATTTCTTATCTAAAAGGTGCGGAGAAAATTGCTGATTTTCTAACGTTGATCGGAGCTACGAATTCCATGCTGAAATTTGAAGATGTGCGGATTGTTCGAGACATGAGAAATTCAGTTAATCGGTTGGTCAACTGTGAAACGGCCAACTTGAATAAAACGATCGATGCGGCTTCTAAGCAAATAGAAAATATCCAATATATTGATAGTACGGTCGGATTGCATGCGTTACCGGGCAAGCTGCAGGAGATTGCAGAGCTTCGATTAGAGCATCCGGAGGTCAGTCTGAAGGAATTGGGAGAAATGATTCCTTCTGGGGTGATATCTAAATCGGGTATTAACCATCGCATTCGTAAAATCAATGAGTTTGCAGATAAGCTGCGAGAGAAAAGTGCTTGA
- a CDS encoding flavodoxin domain-containing protein: MLTLLIYDSKRGGTQQVVTAISQQLTHATAVQSIENFSAEQLSDYDQVLFAAPTYAGSLRKAAATFLEDNHSLLTEKRLFLVNTGIQFDQDKISSQLEAVFPEELRKTAQATVFIGGISLIPKMNLFEKLILKKVFSDNQIPFEPKTDYKRLDMTTLNQLIYQMNQKN, from the coding sequence ATGCTTACTCTCCTCATCTATGATTCTAAAAGAGGTGGCACACAACAAGTTGTCACAGCAATTTCACAACAGCTTACTCACGCAACAGCTGTACAATCTATCGAAAATTTCTCAGCAGAGCAATTATCTGATTACGACCAAGTTCTATTTGCCGCACCAACCTATGCAGGAAGCTTACGCAAAGCAGCAGCTACTTTTCTAGAGGACAATCACTCTCTACTCACGGAAAAACGTTTGTTTTTAGTTAACACAGGAATTCAGTTTGATCAGGATAAAATTTCCTCTCAGCTTGAAGCAGTTTTTCCAGAAGAGTTACGAAAAACCGCACAGGCCACAGTATTTATTGGAGGGATTAGCCTGATTCCAAAAATGAATCTATTTGAGAAACTAATTTTGAAAAAGGTTTTCTCTGATAATCAGATCCCTTTTGAACCAAAAACTGACTATAAAAGATTAGACATGACAACACTAAATCAATTGATTTACCAGATGAATCAAAAAAATTAA
- a CDS encoding TetR/AcrR family transcriptional regulator yields the protein MDSKTRKEKDRKLLEGKIVDAAVEIIAEEGFNRLSIRKIANRIGYAPGTIYNYYKNKDEILDYIYHTVYLEVVEEVKATLAVSRNLPESEQLRMSSLIFIYTMTKYPEKFKVVMLRTKEDRSDDEPTSDDSQGIDILRKLILDGKEKGVFQSATEVSAELILVALMGFVFHIVNNDISMEQQGKRMAEAYVDFLISGLN from the coding sequence ATGGACAGTAAAACGAGAAAAGAAAAAGATCGCAAATTACTTGAAGGTAAAATAGTTGATGCGGCTGTAGAAATAATTGCAGAAGAGGGATTCAACAGATTGTCGATTCGAAAGATAGCAAATCGAATCGGTTATGCTCCAGGTACTATCTATAACTACTATAAGAATAAGGATGAGATTTTAGATTATATTTACCACACGGTTTATTTGGAGGTAGTGGAAGAAGTCAAGGCAACTCTTGCGGTAAGCCGAAATCTACCGGAAAGTGAGCAGCTTAGAATGAGTAGCTTGATTTTTATTTATACGATGACAAAATATCCGGAAAAATTCAAAGTGGTGATGCTCCGAACCAAAGAAGACCGTAGTGACGATGAGCCGACAAGTGATGACAGCCAAGGAATCGATATTTTACGAAAATTGATTTTAGATGGGAAAGAAAAAGGGGTATTTCAGTCTGCAACGGAGGTTTCTGCAGAACTCATATTGGTGGCATTGATGGGCTTTGTTTTCCATATAGTCAATAATGACATTTCGATGGAGCAGCAAGGAAAAAGGATGGCAGAAGCATACGTTGATTTTCTTATTTCAGGGCTAAACTAA
- a CDS encoding DsbA family protein, which yields MDISIINALPAKTNTGLIIGEDSAPIKMYEFMNVRCPFCKQWFEEYYDLLTEYVKDGKVQRIIKLFDKEKESLLPGNVMHKHINYDLPLKGLTDIRQIYATQGDWGALSLTEVDRFAKDNLELAEMDNTAIAQQIITEAEAANIKFVPTIIVNDHIFDENITREELLEILNEE from the coding sequence ATGGATATTTCTATTATTAATGCTTTACCCGCAAAAACAAACACAGGTCTTATTATTGGAGAAGACAGTGCACCAATAAAAATGTACGAGTTTATGAACGTACGTTGTCCTTTCTGCAAACAATGGTTTGAAGAGTATTATGATCTTTTGACGGAATATGTCAAAGATGGAAAGGTACAACGAATCATCAAGCTTTTTGACAAGGAAAAAGAAAGTCTGCTTCCGGGAAATGTGATGCACAAGCATATCAACTATGATTTGCCCTTAAAAGGATTGACAGATATTCGTCAAATCTATGCGACACAAGGCGATTGGGGCGCATTGTCCCTAACCGAAGTGGATCGATTCGCTAAGGATAATTTAGAACTAGCTGAAATGGATAACACTGCTATTGCACAACAAATAATCACCGAAGCCGAAGCTGCAAATATCAAATTTGTTCCTACGATCATCGTTAATGATCATATTTTTGATGAAAATATTACGCGAGAAGAGCTTCTTGAAATTTTGAACGAGGAATAG
- the clpP gene encoding ATP-dependent Clp endopeptidase proteolytic subunit ClpP — MNLIPTVIEQSSRGERAYDIYSRLLKDRIIMLSGPIDDNVANSVIAQLLFLDAQDSEKDIYLYINSPGGSVSAGLAIFDTMNFVKADVQTIVLGMAASMGSFLLTAGQKGKRFALPNAEIMIHQPLGGAQGQATEIEIAAKHILDTRERLNKILAERTGQPIEVIEKDTDRDNFMTAQQAKDYGLIDEVMENSSSLS, encoded by the coding sequence ATGAACTTAATACCTACAGTAATTGAACAATCATCTCGCGGGGAAAGAGCCTACGATATTTACTCACGATTATTAAAGGATAGAATCATCATGTTGAGCGGACCGATCGACGACAATGTGGCAAACTCAGTGATCGCCCAGTTATTGTTCTTGGATGCGCAGGATTCTGAAAAAGATATTTATCTTTACATCAACTCACCAGGTGGTAGTGTTTCTGCCGGACTGGCAATTTTCGATACAATGAACTTCGTGAAAGCTGATGTTCAGACAATTGTTTTAGGAATGGCGGCTTCTATGGGAAGCTTCTTGCTTACTGCCGGACAAAAGGGCAAACGTTTTGCACTTCCAAACGCTGAAATCATGATTCATCAGCCGCTTGGTGGAGCACAAGGGCAAGCAACAGAAATCGAGATTGCAGCTAAGCACATTCTTGATACACGCGAACGCCTGAACAAAATTTTGGCAGAACGTACAGGTCAACCAATCGAAGTGATCGAAAAAGATACTGATCGTGATAACTTCATGACTGCACAGCAAGCAAAAGACTATGGCTTGATTGATGAAGTTATGGAAAACAGTAGCTCTTTAAGCTAA
- the ilvD gene encoding dihydroxy-acid dehydratase has product MRSDKIKKGIEAAPARSLLYATGQVKSAKDMEKPFIAICNSYIDIVPGHVHLRELADIAKEAIREAGGIPFEFNTIGVDDGIAMGHIGMRYSLPSREIIADAAETVINAHWFDGVFYIPNCDKITPGMLLASVRTNVPAIFCSGGPMKAGVDPRGHTATLSSMFEAVGAFKEGQMTEDEFRFMEQNACPTCGSCAGMFTANSMNCLMEVLGMALPGNGTILAVSEERRELIRKSAFHLMDLVKKQIKPRDIITKEAIDDAFALDMAMGGSTNTVLHTLAIANEAEIDYELESINEIAKRVPYLSKIAPSSAYSMHDVHEAGGVPAILKELVDLGDAIHPDRITVTGKTLRENVAEATIKNEEVIHPKEKPYSPVGGLSILYGNIAPKGSVIKVGGVDPSIKVFKGKAICFNSHDEAVEAIDNHTVTKGHVVVIRYEGPKGGPGMPEMLAPTSSIVGRGLGKDVALITDGRFSGATRGIAVGHISPEAAAGGPIALINDGDEIEIDLTNRTLNVLVADQELEQRKEHLPKFKAKVKTGYLARYTALVTSAHTGGIMRIPDDLLD; this is encoded by the coding sequence ATGCGAAGCGACAAGATAAAAAAAGGAATAGAAGCTGCACCAGCAAGAAGCCTGTTATATGCAACTGGGCAGGTAAAAAGTGCGAAAGACATGGAGAAGCCATTTATTGCAATTTGTAATTCGTACATTGACATCGTACCAGGACATGTCCATTTAAGAGAGCTGGCAGACATTGCTAAAGAAGCGATTCGCGAAGCAGGGGGAATTCCTTTTGAGTTCAACACGATTGGTGTGGATGATGGAATCGCCATGGGACATATTGGGATGCGCTACTCTTTACCTAGTAGAGAAATTATTGCTGATGCGGCGGAGACGGTGATCAATGCTCATTGGTTTGATGGCGTCTTCTATATTCCAAACTGTGACAAAATCACCCCGGGGATGCTATTAGCAAGTGTTCGAACGAATGTACCGGCAATTTTCTGTTCGGGCGGTCCAATGAAGGCTGGGGTCGATCCACGAGGCCACACCGCTACTTTATCTTCTATGTTTGAAGCTGTTGGCGCATTCAAAGAAGGACAAATGACAGAAGATGAGTTTCGCTTTATGGAACAAAATGCCTGCCCGACCTGCGGTTCATGTGCAGGGATGTTTACCGCAAATTCAATGAACTGTTTGATGGAGGTTCTGGGAATGGCACTTCCTGGTAATGGAACAATCCTAGCTGTGTCGGAAGAACGAAGAGAATTAATTCGCAAATCAGCATTCCATCTGATGGATTTGGTCAAAAAGCAAATCAAGCCAAGAGATATTATTACTAAAGAAGCAATTGATGATGCATTTGCACTGGATATGGCGATGGGTGGATCGACAAATACTGTTCTACATACATTAGCTATTGCTAATGAAGCAGAGATCGATTACGAGTTGGAATCAATCAATGAGATTGCTAAAAGAGTACCTTATCTATCAAAAATCGCCCCTTCTTCTGCTTACTCCATGCATGATGTTCATGAAGCTGGCGGTGTCCCCGCAATTCTTAAAGAATTGGTTGATCTGGGGGATGCTATTCATCCAGACCGTATCACTGTTACTGGAAAGACACTCCGTGAGAATGTAGCAGAGGCAACAATTAAGAATGAGGAAGTCATTCACCCGAAAGAAAAACCTTATAGTCCTGTAGGTGGACTCTCGATCTTATATGGAAATATTGCACCAAAAGGTAGTGTTATCAAGGTTGGTGGAGTTGATCCATCAATCAAGGTTTTCAAGGGTAAAGCTATTTGTTTCAACTCACATGATGAAGCTGTTGAAGCAATCGACAATCACACAGTCACAAAGGGACATGTAGTTGTCATTCGGTATGAGGGACCTAAAGGCGGGCCGGGAATGCCGGAAATGTTAGCCCCAACATCAAGTATTGTTGGTAGAGGACTTGGGAAGGATGTTGCACTGATTACAGATGGTCGCTTCTCAGGAGCTACTCGCGGAATTGCTGTTGGGCACATTTCTCCAGAAGCTGCGGCTGGGGGACCTATTGCATTAATCAATGATGGTGATGAGATCGAAATTGATTTGACGAATCGGACATTGAATGTTCTTGTAGCAGATCAAGAGCTGGAGCAACGAAAAGAGCATCTGCCGAAGTTTAAAGCAAAAGTTAAAACAGGCTATCTTGCGCGTTATACAGCTTTAGTAACATCAGCTCATACCGGTGGAATCATGAGGATACCGGATGACCTGCTTGATTAA